A single genomic interval of Sebastes umbrosus isolate fSebUmb1 chromosome 11, fSebUmb1.pri, whole genome shotgun sequence harbors:
- the LOC119496411 gene encoding uncharacterized protein LOC119496411 translates to MPWRCCVPGCKGYDEAKSMGVVFHGLPTRDPQRCRTWLNAIRNPRFDEHTPVNKYSGVRVCSLHFQPEDYEEDFRAKILNIAPKPVLKSGAVPSVFPGRQHAEPGSAADTSPPAPKRSRTQATCAAAGSSSQSPPAAAAAAAADDSYCIVVSVDPLDDSLHSEPEFNSITTSDESDEDAADQDCAIVHRRSLMELFRVCQTCGQPIEEKEVFHSGAQMSVKWSCHGGHSGVWKSSPHLRDTLP, encoded by the exons ATGCCGTGGAGGTGCTGTGTTCCCGGCTGTAAAGGCTACGACGAGGCCAAGTCTATGGGGGTTGTGTTTCACGGTTTACCGACGAGAGACCCGCAGCGCTGCAGAACATGGCTGAACGCGATACGAAACCCCCGCTTTGACGAGCACACACCGGTCAACAAGTACAGCGGGGTGCGGGTCTGCAGCCTGCACTTCCAGCCCGAGGACTACGAGGAGGACTTCCGGGCGAAGATACTGAACATCGCGCCCAAGCCGGTGTTGAAGAGCGGCGCAGTGCCGTCAGTGTTCCCCGGGAGACAGCACGCTGAGCCGGGCAGCGCTGCTGACACATCTCCGCCGGCTCCCAAGAGGAGCAGAACACAG GCGACATGTGCGGCTGCAGGCAGCTCCTCTcagtctcctccagcagcagcagcagcagcagcagcagatgacaGTTACTGCATCGTGGTGTCAGTCGACCCGCTGGACGACAGCCTCCACTCAGAACCAGAGTTCAACTCAATAACAACATCTGACGAGTCTGATGAGGACGCCGCCGACCAGGACTGCGCTATAGTTCACCGCCGCAGCCTGATGGAGCTGTTCAGGGTGTGTCAGACGTGCGGGCAGCCCATCGAGGAGAAGGAGGTTTTCCACTCGGGAGCACAGATGAGTGTGAAGTGGAGCTGTCATGGTGGACACTCAGGTGTGTGGAAGTCCTCTCCTCACCTGAGAGACACACTTCCTTAA